A single genomic interval of Dyella sp. GSA-30 harbors:
- a CDS encoding NAD(P)/FAD-dependent oxidoreductase, with protein sequence MRVIIIGAGIGGLCLAQGLRRSGVEAVVFERAASAQAQVRGYGIHLDHHGMTALKACLPKAIFSELDRAASYAGTVARFFDRRLRFLASTSERAPDGMGGHTLSQRRGIGRALLNRLLLSDLPDVQWNKTFQRYAVGADGRVTAYFSDGSSETGDLLVGADGSNSRVRQQYLPHIERMSVGVTAIAGRYVLSPERNDTLPATLVDGAPNMLVPSSPDWLFFSAWLTPKDASSDEPPSNARDYVVWAYVANARALPAHLDAMNDAALQEMVLKRTVGWSDQVRTLIRDAEPGSLSVIPLKSMPHLEPWPASSVTLLGDAIHNMTPMAGIGANTALRDAANLVQCLSAVIRGEASLKDEVARYEERMRSYANPAVLKSLGNAQRAGSGHRLGRMIFRTLLRLSGRLPWVEHRLFHGEDH encoded by the coding sequence ATGCGGGTCATCATCATCGGTGCGGGCATCGGCGGCCTGTGCCTCGCCCAGGGTCTTCGACGTTCAGGCGTCGAGGCGGTCGTGTTCGAACGCGCCGCTTCTGCGCAGGCGCAGGTCAGAGGCTACGGCATCCATCTGGACCATCACGGCATGACAGCTCTCAAGGCTTGCCTGCCGAAGGCGATTTTTTCCGAGCTCGATCGCGCAGCGAGTTACGCGGGTACGGTCGCACGTTTTTTTGATCGACGCCTTCGTTTCCTGGCGTCCACAAGCGAACGGGCACCCGACGGAATGGGTGGTCACACCCTATCCCAGCGCCGCGGCATCGGGCGAGCATTGCTCAACCGCTTGCTGCTCTCCGATTTGCCCGATGTGCAATGGAACAAGACGTTTCAACGATATGCAGTCGGTGCAGATGGCCGGGTCACCGCGTATTTTTCAGACGGTAGCTCGGAGACCGGTGATCTCCTCGTCGGTGCCGATGGCAGCAACTCGCGCGTGCGCCAGCAGTATCTCCCCCATATCGAGCGGATGAGCGTGGGCGTCACCGCTATCGCCGGGCGCTACGTGCTCTCGCCGGAACGCAACGACACATTGCCGGCAACGCTGGTGGACGGAGCACCTAATATGCTCGTGCCCTCCTCGCCTGACTGGCTGTTCTTTTCCGCGTGGCTCACGCCGAAGGACGCTTCGAGCGACGAGCCACCAAGTAACGCCCGCGATTATGTCGTCTGGGCATACGTGGCAAATGCACGCGCACTGCCGGCCCATCTTGATGCAATGAATGACGCGGCATTACAGGAAATGGTGCTGAAGCGTACGGTAGGCTGGTCCGATCAGGTACGTACCCTCATACGGGACGCCGAGCCTGGTTCGCTATCGGTTATTCCGCTGAAAAGTATGCCGCACCTCGAACCCTGGCCCGCATCTTCAGTCACTTTGCTCGGCGATGCCATTCACAACATGACGCCTATGGCCGGCATTGGTGCAAATACAGCCTTGCGTGATGCGGCTAACCTGGTGCAATGCCTGTCGGCGGTGATTCGTGGCGAAGCATCACTGAAGGATGAGGTCGCTCGTTACGAAGAGCGCATGCGCAGCTATGCAAATCCCGCCGTATTGAAATCACTTGGTAACGCGCAACGCGCGGGCTCGGGGCATCGCTTAGGCCGCATGATATTTCGCACTTTACTGCGACTCTCCGGGAGATTGCCCTGGGTCGAGCATCGACTGTTCCACGGGGAGGATCATTGA
- a CDS encoding TetR/AcrR family transcriptional regulator has protein sequence MTIDADLPNVPLGLPEIAMAANTRQRILAATEDLLRTRGVARLTTKDIAKAAGLAEGTLFNHFARKDDLVLAVILERAPKFLLTIPEAGTKTVERNLVEIAGGVITFYDDVLPVILSVFADAELLARHHEAVDLRKGGPQHMIRAIAHYLENEQALGRINAAIDPSLAAFALMAPCFQWVFSTRSTGMSIFPDMSAKAFAQRLVAGQIAGLGVNHDRATPTMSRKVAGPSGKNTAVKTKTAKAAEKTKASRTKR, from the coding sequence TTGACGATCGACGCGGACCTCCCTAACGTGCCGTTGGGTTTACCGGAAATCGCCATGGCCGCCAACACTCGGCAGCGCATCCTCGCTGCCACGGAAGATCTGCTTCGTACGCGCGGTGTTGCCCGCCTGACGACCAAGGACATCGCCAAAGCAGCCGGGTTGGCGGAAGGCACGCTGTTTAATCATTTTGCCCGTAAAGACGATCTGGTCCTGGCGGTTATCCTGGAGCGAGCACCCAAGTTTCTGCTCACTATTCCTGAAGCGGGCACAAAGACCGTTGAGCGGAATCTTGTTGAGATTGCCGGTGGCGTGATCACGTTCTACGACGATGTGCTTCCGGTCATTCTTTCGGTGTTTGCCGATGCCGAGCTTCTGGCGCGCCATCATGAAGCCGTGGACCTGCGCAAAGGAGGGCCTCAGCACATGATTCGTGCCATTGCTCACTATCTTGAGAACGAGCAGGCACTTGGGCGAATCAATGCAGCAATAGATCCTTCACTCGCAGCATTTGCGCTGATGGCGCCATGTTTCCAATGGGTGTTCTCCACGCGGTCTACCGGGATGTCGATCTTTCCGGACATGTCCGCCAAAGCATTTGCACAACGCCTGGTCGCCGGCCAGATCGCAGGGCTTGGTGTGAATCACGATCGCGCCACTCCGACGATGTCCAGGAAAGTTGCCGGCCCATCGGGCAAAAATACTGCTGTCAAAACGAAAACGGCCAAGGCGGCAGAAAAAACGAAAGCATCCCGCACAAAACGTTAA